From a single Funiculus sociatus GB2-C1 genomic region:
- a CDS encoding zf-TFIIB domain-containing protein — protein MNCPKCKNVQLLDGTLEGNLPVKQCHECKGTWIPSVEYEAWQSKQSQVTPVDPELLWQTLDVNFVQSPYDMKAALCPECSRYLSRAKVNLKTAFYLERCLNCSGIWCDKGEWDVLSKLGLHTTIEQLFSSEWQTRVRERQQVDKEREATIEKLGPDLASQIFELAEALAKHPNGDFGVAYLMRQVGVSK, from the coding sequence GTGAACTGTCCCAAATGTAAGAATGTACAACTACTCGACGGTACGCTGGAGGGAAATTTACCTGTAAAGCAGTGCCACGAATGCAAGGGAACCTGGATTCCCTCTGTAGAATATGAGGCATGGCAGAGTAAGCAATCGCAAGTGACACCCGTAGATCCTGAATTGCTCTGGCAAACGCTGGATGTGAATTTTGTGCAGTCTCCCTACGATATGAAAGCGGCGCTGTGTCCGGAGTGCAGTCGCTATCTTTCCCGCGCTAAGGTGAATCTGAAGACAGCGTTTTATCTGGAACGCTGTTTAAATTGTTCCGGGATTTGGTGCGACAAGGGTGAGTGGGATGTGCTATCTAAACTAGGGCTGCATACTACAATTGAGCAGCTATTTTCCAGCGAATGGCAAACGCGGGTGCGGGAACGGCAGCAGGTTGATAAAGAACGTGAAGCCACAATCGAAAAACTAGGCCCGGACTTGGCATCGCAAATCTTTGAACTAGCTGAAGCTCTAGCAAAACATCCTAACGGAGATTTTGGTGTAGCCTATCTAATGCGGCAAGTAGGAGTTAGTAAATAA